From Xylocopilactobacillus apis, a single genomic window includes:
- a CDS encoding PspC domain-containing protein, whose amino-acid sequence MIFLSFIVFICMIVLLLPFILAAFIGRLLGLYKSSDDRVLAGVCAGVADRFDVSPGLVRLIWLIAVLFFSVGFWWYVAFAIVLPTERHDSHYDDF is encoded by the coding sequence ATGATATTTCTTTCATTTATAGTTTTTATTTGTATGATTGTTTTGCTGCTGCCATTTATTTTAGCAGCTTTTATTGGACGGCTCTTAGGGCTTTATAAGTCTTCAGATGATCGAGTTTTAGCTGGAGTTTGTGCAGGGGTGGCAGATCGATTTGACGTTTCTCCAGGACTAGTTCGTTTAATTTGGCTCATTGCCGTTCTTTTCTTTAGTGTTGGATTCTGGTGGTATGTTGCTTTTGCAATCGTGCTGCCGACTGAGCGTCACGACAGCCATTATGATGATTTTTAA
- a CDS encoding xanthine phosphoribosyltransferase has protein sequence MKILEERIKKDGLILNDDILKVDSFLNHQVDPTLMMQIGEEFAKLFADTKADRILTVESSGIAPAVMTGYAMKLPVVFARKHKSLTLPDNVYTADVYSFTKQVNNQIIIDKRFLHPDENVLIIDDFLANGQAVQGLLNIAKDAGANIEGVGIVIEKTFQRGRKLLEEHNIRIEALARIAEFKNGEVIFTED, from the coding sequence TTGAAAATTCTGGAAGAACGAATTAAAAAAGATGGGTTAATCCTAAACGACGATATCTTAAAAGTTGATTCCTTTTTAAACCATCAAGTTGATCCAACTTTGATGATGCAGATTGGCGAAGAATTTGCGAAACTGTTTGCCGATACTAAAGCAGACCGGATTTTAACAGTTGAATCGTCAGGGATTGCTCCTGCTGTAATGACAGGATATGCGATGAAGCTGCCTGTAGTTTTTGCCCGCAAGCATAAATCTCTAACCTTACCAGACAATGTCTACACCGCAGATGTCTATTCATTTACAAAACAAGTTAACAATCAAATTATCATCGATAAGAGATTCCTTCACCCCGATGAAAATGTCTTAATTATTGACGACTTTCTCGCAAATGGGCAAGCAGTTCAAGGCCTTTTAAATATTGCTAAAGATGCTGGAGCAAATATTGAAGGCGTTGGAATTGTAATTGAGAAAACTTTCCAGCGCGGTCGCAAACTGCTCGAAGAACACAACATCCGAATTGAAGCTCTCGCAAGAATCGCTGAATTTAAAAATGGTGAAGTGATATTTACCGAAGACTAA
- a CDS encoding S66 family peptidase, translating into MKLGDQVAVVSLSSGVLGEDYVVHQRNLGIKRLEELGLKPNFMPNSLKGLDYIERHPEARAADLKEAFLNPEIKGIFCAIGGIDTYRLLPFLMEDEEFIQGVQNNPKLFSGFSDTTINHLMFYHLGLQTFYGPNFLNDLAELDYDLLPYTKQTLDHYFHDYEKTDIVSSPIWYEERTGFSKKSLKTARKSHPEEHGYEILRGQGVVTGELLGGCLDSLHDMIHTTISEISDEDKVIAKYHIFPSNEEWQGKILFIETSEMCPDSKLYRHMLEDLKRRGIFRRVKGIIVGKPQNEKHYEEYKSVLLDVTEEFQLPIIYNVNFGHSYPRTALPYGAKIKLDFDQNKIIIDEPFFRTN; encoded by the coding sequence TTGAAATTAGGTGATCAGGTTGCCGTTGTTAGTTTGTCATCAGGAGTTCTAGGTGAAGATTACGTAGTTCACCAGAGAAATCTCGGAATAAAGCGCCTTGAAGAATTGGGCTTAAAACCAAATTTTATGCCAAATTCTTTAAAGGGCCTAGATTACATAGAACGCCATCCAGAGGCACGGGCAGCAGATTTGAAAGAAGCATTTTTAAATCCTGAGATCAAAGGGATTTTTTGTGCTATTGGTGGCATAGACACCTATCGTTTGCTTCCGTTTCTAATGGAAGATGAAGAATTTATTCAAGGAGTTCAGAATAATCCAAAGCTCTTTAGCGGATTTTCTGATACAACGATAAATCACTTAATGTTTTATCATTTGGGGCTTCAAACTTTCTATGGACCAAACTTTTTAAATGATTTAGCTGAACTTGATTACGATTTATTACCATATACTAAGCAAACATTAGATCACTATTTTCATGATTACGAAAAAACAGATATTGTCTCGTCTCCAATTTGGTATGAAGAAAGAACCGGTTTTTCCAAAAAATCGCTGAAAACAGCAAGGAAAAGTCATCCAGAAGAACATGGATATGAGATTCTAAGAGGTCAAGGAGTAGTCACTGGTGAGCTGCTTGGCGGGTGTTTAGACAGTCTGCACGATATGATTCATACTACTATTTCAGAAATTAGTGATGAAGATAAAGTTATTGCTAAGTACCACATTTTTCCATCAAATGAAGAGTGGCAGGGGAAAATATTATTTATCGAAACTAGTGAAATGTGTCCTGATTCAAAATTGTATCGGCATATGTTAGAAGACTTAAAAAGGCGAGGGATTTTTCGAAGAGTGAAAGGTATTATCGTCGGCAAACCGCAAAATGAGAAACATTATGAAGAATATAAATCAGTCTTATTAGATGTTACCGAAGAATTTCAGCTGCCGATTATTTACAATGTTAACTTTGGTCATAGCTATCCTCGAACGGCGTTGCCGTATGGAGCAAAGATCAAGCTTGATTTTGATCAAAATAAAATTATCATCGACGAACCATTTTTTAGGACAAACTAA
- a CDS encoding bis(5'-nucleosyl)-tetraphosphatase codes for MTLEISTGAVVYRKNKGKIEYLLEQSATSHFWGFPKGHVEGNETDQEAAEREIREETGLNVHVDTNDFREVDEYPLANGNQKRTIIYLAEVQGNPKLIKQDVEISHLDWFNYEDARTTLTYETLKLILKKANNYLIGK; via the coding sequence TTGACATTAGAAATTTCGACTGGTGCAGTTGTTTATAGAAAAAATAAGGGAAAAATTGAATATTTATTGGAACAGAGTGCCACTTCTCACTTCTGGGGGTTTCCAAAAGGACATGTTGAGGGAAACGAAACTGACCAAGAGGCGGCCGAACGAGAAATCAGAGAAGAAACCGGCTTAAATGTTCATGTTGATACTAATGATTTTAGAGAAGTCGACGAATACCCACTTGCTAATGGAAATCAGAAAAGAACCATTATTTACCTAGCTGAGGTTCAGGGTAATCCTAAACTAATCAAACAAGATGTCGAAATTAGTCACTTAGATTGGTTTAACTACGAGGATGCTCGGACGACTTTAACTTACGAAACTCTAAAATTAATTTTAAAAAAAGCAAATAACTATTTAATCGGTAAATAA
- a CDS encoding Rpn family recombination-promoting nuclease/putative transposase, whose product MRKREILPSNDLLFKKLFASPKNRHILIGFIHDMIGLNVVDVIIENPYNIRTFKVTEDQQEFLETEVDVLARLDDGSLVTIELQVRREAHFIERSLHYLSEKYVSNYARRDLEKLKDDIKEDKYGSLRPVYGINIVYFDLFKEDNKAYHRFTMYDVKNKIELKNEDGLPLLSVVYFDLTKPRDTLEGEMPYWYDYLKSNKKVKEAPEYLQDAYKVTSYENLEMEEREMLDAVERARSKLDAQMLYAEEEGRKRGEEQGVKQTKIDTAKKMLKMGMKVEEIHAVTDLSVEEIEKLK is encoded by the coding sequence TTGCGCAAAAGAGAAATTTTACCATCAAATGATTTATTATTTAAAAAATTATTTGCGTCACCCAAGAACCGTCATATTTTAATCGGCTTCATTCATGATATGATCGGTTTAAACGTTGTAGATGTAATAATCGAAAATCCATATAATATTAGAACCTTTAAAGTGACGGAAGATCAGCAGGAATTCTTAGAAACAGAGGTTGATGTATTAGCCCGGCTTGATGACGGAAGTCTGGTAACCATCGAACTGCAGGTAAGAAGAGAAGCACATTTTATCGAACGTTCACTGCATTACCTGTCAGAGAAATATGTGTCAAATTATGCGAGAAGAGATCTAGAGAAATTAAAGGATGATATTAAAGAGGATAAATATGGGTCATTGAGACCAGTGTATGGGATTAACATCGTGTACTTTGATTTATTTAAAGAAGACAACAAAGCGTATCATCGATTTACGATGTATGATGTAAAGAATAAAATAGAGTTAAAGAATGAAGATGGCTTACCGCTGTTGAGTGTGGTATATTTTGATTTAACAAAGCCCCGAGACACGCTAGAAGGAGAGATGCCGTATTGGTACGATTATCTAAAGAGCAATAAAAAGGTTAAAGAAGCACCGGAATATCTGCAGGATGCATATAAAGTAACAAGTTATGAGAATTTAGAAATGGAGGAACGAGAGATGTTGGACGCAGTAGAGAGAGCGAGATCAAAGCTGGATGCACAGATGTTGTATGCCGAAGAAGAAGGCAGAAAAAGAGGCGAAGAGCAAGGCGTTAAACAGACTAAAATAGATACAGCGAAAAAGATGCTAAAAATGGGAATGAAAGTTGAAGAGATCCATGCTGTCACCGATTTAAGTGTCGAAGAGATTGAAAAATTAAAGTAG
- a CDS encoding FtsX-like permease family protein, whose amino-acid sequence MKFYAKLAWNNLLKYRRIYLPFVLTVSFMMVVTLVMLNVYFASKELFSENIVNSVQVLFVLGSALMMIMTLIIAWYANNFTLSQQGQQIGLYSVIGFSKKEIAKMIFFENFFCFLLTLFTSSIIGLGFSRLGYLILARLLDLPLISGFGLNFQAFRIASLVLIVIFIFLFLLDLLWIWQNNPIQMVRETNAGEKEPKTRWLMLAVGLICLVVGYYLALKIKEPLGALIYFFIAVLLVVLGTYFLFIAGSIFILKMLRKHKHFYYQPRHFISLSNMLSRMKQNGAGLASITILVTMTLITIVSTITLFFGVNQIVQKENPVDLQYEVLSNYPDPISTIRKSAAKNGVKIIEDRLLEIVPSYQMNLDHDELKPLKRNDYSIKSVMNQRFYDINAMTVNNLDQINKNHTSLKPNEVMIYKSNGYSYSRIKIYGQTYHVKESLNKFLDFSSRISMNTIYLIFADKNELTKAMGKIQHKNPRSVKFTKHHLITLKGSKIQQLKIKDSLPDGVYAQFRVLAYDNTKSVLSGFLFIGILIGGAFVIATFLILYYKQLSEGYADARRYQTLERVGLSRTEIKKIINSQLLLLFYIPLAVATLHCLFALPLVQKILDLFGMSNFKIFLLVGLVVLITFAVIYVLMYKLTSNVYYRIITQRQGRRE is encoded by the coding sequence ATGAAATTTTATGCAAAATTAGCTTGGAATAATTTACTTAAATATCGCCGTATCTACTTGCCGTTTGTTTTGACAGTAAGTTTTATGATGGTGGTTACTTTAGTGATGCTAAATGTTTATTTTGCAAGCAAAGAATTATTTTCAGAAAATATTGTCAATTCTGTTCAAGTGTTATTTGTGCTCGGCAGTGCCCTAATGATGATTATGACCTTGATAATTGCTTGGTATGCCAATAATTTCACTTTGAGCCAGCAAGGTCAACAGATCGGGCTTTACAGTGTAATTGGCTTTAGCAAAAAAGAAATCGCTAAAATGATATTTTTTGAGAATTTTTTCTGCTTTTTGCTTACCCTTTTTACAAGTTCAATTATTGGGCTGGGATTTTCTCGTTTGGGGTATTTGATTCTTGCCCGCCTGCTGGATCTGCCGCTAATTAGTGGCTTTGGTCTGAATTTTCAGGCTTTTAGGATTGCAAGTCTAGTATTAATCGTCATCTTTATCTTTTTGTTTTTGCTGGATTTATTATGGATTTGGCAGAATAATCCCATTCAAATGGTTAGAGAAACAAATGCTGGAGAGAAAGAACCGAAAACCCGCTGGTTAATGCTTGCTGTCGGCTTGATTTGTCTTGTTGTAGGTTATTACTTAGCTCTTAAAATAAAAGAACCACTAGGCGCTTTGATTTACTTTTTTATTGCCGTTTTATTGGTCGTCCTTGGAACGTATTTCTTGTTTATTGCTGGAAGTATCTTTATCTTGAAAATGCTGCGGAAACACAAGCATTTTTATTATCAGCCGCGCCATTTCATTAGTTTGAGCAATATGTTGAGCCGGATGAAGCAAAATGGAGCAGGACTTGCTTCGATTACGATTTTAGTAACGATGACACTGATTACTATTGTATCCACTATTACTTTGTTTTTCGGGGTTAATCAGATTGTTCAAAAAGAAAATCCCGTAGACTTGCAATATGAGGTTCTGTCCAATTATCCCGATCCAATTTCAACCATTAGAAAATCAGCTGCAAAAAATGGAGTCAAAATTATTGAAGATCGGTTGCTTGAAATAGTTCCCAGTTATCAAATGAACTTAGATCATGATGAGTTAAAGCCGCTTAAAAGAAATGATTATTCGATTAAGTCGGTTATGAATCAACGCTTTTATGATATTAATGCGATGACTGTTAACAACCTCGACCAAATTAATAAGAATCACACTAGTTTGAAACCGAATGAAGTGATGATTTATAAATCAAATGGTTATTCGTATTCAAGAATTAAAATTTACGGTCAAACTTATCACGTCAAAGAAAGTTTGAATAAATTTTTGGACTTTTCCAGTCGAATCAGCATGAATACGATTTATTTAATCTTTGCTGACAAAAATGAATTAACTAAAGCTATGGGTAAAATTCAACACAAAAATCCGCGTTCAGTTAAGTTTACAAAGCATCATTTGATAACTTTAAAAGGGAGTAAAATTCAACAGTTAAAGATTAAGGATAGCTTGCCCGATGGGGTTTACGCCCAGTTTCGCGTGCTTGCATATGATAATACAAAGTCTGTTTTGAGCGGATTTTTATTTATCGGGATTTTGATCGGTGGGGCATTTGTTATCGCAACATTTTTGATTTTATATTATAAACAATTAAGTGAAGGGTACGCAGATGCCAGACGCTATCAAACTCTTGAACGGGTGGGCCTTTCTCGAACGGAAATCAAAAAGATAATTAATAGTCAATTACTGCTGCTGTTTTATATTCCTTTAGCCGTTGCAACATTGCACTGTCTTTTTGCCTTACCATTAGTTCAAAAAATATTGGATCTTTTTGGGATGTCTAATTTTAAAATCTTTCTGTTAGTCGGGCTTGTTGTTTTGATAACATTTGCTGTAATTTATGTCTTAATGTATAAATTAACTTCTAATGTTTACTATCGGATTATCACCCAGCGTCAAGGGCGCAGAGAATAG
- a CDS encoding ABC transporter ATP-binding protein — protein sequence MSSLLRLKNVEKTYYGKFKTHPEKVLKGISFEVEAGEFVSIMGESGAGKSTLLNLIATLDEPSGGTITLDETNLNQVPEDKRAKFRRENLGFIFQDFDLLDNFNVQDNIFLPLVLAKSSLELMTDRLAEIAPRLGLTDLLSKRPYELSGGQEQRVAAARAIITQPKLLLADEPTGALDSKTSEELLDLLEELNDRGQTTLMVTHSAVAASHSKRVLFIRDGMIYHQIYRGELNQKQFLTRISESLTAMLDKE from the coding sequence ATGAGTTCATTATTACGCCTAAAAAATGTAGAGAAAACGTACTATGGAAAGTTTAAAACTCACCCAGAAAAAGTCTTAAAAGGGATCAGTTTCGAGGTAGAAGCAGGAGAATTTGTCTCAATTATGGGAGAATCAGGCGCAGGAAAGAGTACCCTTTTAAACTTGATTGCAACACTTGATGAACCGAGCGGCGGGACAATTACCTTAGATGAAACGAATTTAAATCAAGTTCCTGAAGACAAGCGAGCAAAATTTCGCAGAGAGAATTTAGGTTTTATTTTTCAAGATTTCGATTTATTGGATAATTTTAATGTTCAGGACAATATTTTTCTGCCGTTGGTTCTCGCAAAATCGTCATTAGAACTAATGACCGATCGGTTAGCAGAAATTGCTCCGCGCCTTGGCTTAACAGATCTATTAAGTAAACGCCCGTATGAATTATCAGGCGGACAAGAGCAGCGGGTAGCTGCAGCAAGAGCAATTATTACTCAGCCTAAACTTCTCTTAGCTGATGAGCCGACCGGAGCACTAGATTCAAAAACTTCAGAAGAACTGTTAGATTTACTTGAAGAATTAAATGATAGAGGTCAAACCACTTTAATGGTCACGCATAGTGCAGTGGCAGCCAGTCACAGCAAGCGAGTTTTATTTATTCGAGATGGGATGATTTATCATCAGATCTATCGGGGGGAACTAAACCAAAAGCAATTTCTAACGAGAATCAGCGAGAGTTTAACCGCAATGTTAGATAAAGAATAA
- a CDS encoding sensor histidine kinase, giving the protein MIKSYLKSRWLIVVIPIVLMAITALMTVLLVQPWTLFLNTVFISAVPVLVLWIWDFLRFKSSYQNLEHIKQSKVIDFEELPKTNDALSSDYQEIIRFEEENLEELKTQLADIQTDIIDTLQLWTHQIKTPLTALDLLMQVEPIDSAAARLEIENINRYLKVMLNYLKLTTVNTDLVLTKISLTPLVQETVRDLAKLFIAKDLKVTVEELPTVVSDSQWLRFIFEQVLTNSIKYTSEGEIRIYAKGDAIIFADTGIGILPEDLPRIFEQGYSGYNGRENQKASGLGLYLSNEIAKKLGLKMTAASEVGKYTEIAIHFPQQAWDVE; this is encoded by the coding sequence ATGATTAAATCTTATTTAAAAAGCCGCTGGCTGATAGTAGTAATTCCAATTGTTTTAATGGCAATTACCGCATTAATGACCGTTCTTTTAGTGCAGCCGTGGACGTTATTTCTCAATACAGTCTTTATTTCAGCAGTGCCCGTATTAGTCCTTTGGATTTGGGATTTTTTGAGATTTAAAAGCAGTTACCAAAATTTAGAGCACATCAAACAGTCTAAAGTTATTGATTTCGAGGAACTTCCTAAGACAAATGATGCTCTCAGCAGTGATTATCAGGAAATAATTAGATTTGAAGAAGAGAATCTTGAAGAATTAAAGACGCAGCTGGCAGATATTCAGACGGATATTATTGATACGCTGCAGCTTTGGACGCATCAAATTAAAACCCCGCTCACAGCGCTAGACCTCTTAATGCAGGTTGAACCAATTGATTCAGCTGCTGCTAGATTAGAGATAGAAAATATTAACCGCTACTTAAAAGTGATGCTCAACTATTTAAAATTAACGACCGTTAACACCGACCTGGTTTTGACCAAAATTTCTTTAACGCCATTGGTACAAGAGACGGTTAGAGATTTAGCAAAACTATTTATTGCTAAAGACTTAAAAGTTACTGTAGAAGAACTGCCAACTGTGGTTAGTGATTCGCAATGGCTGCGGTTTATCTTTGAACAGGTGCTCACGAATTCGATTAAATATACTTCTGAAGGTGAAATTAGAATATATGCCAAAGGGGACGCAATTATCTTCGCTGATACAGGAATTGGCATCTTACCAGAAGATCTTCCGCGAATTTTTGAACAAGGATATTCAGGTTATAACGGAAGAGAGAATCAGAAAGCCAGTGGATTAGGTCTTTATCTAAGTAATGAGATTGCTAAGAAGCTGGGACTTAAAATGACCGCCGCTTCTGAGGTTGGAAAATATACTGAAATTGCGATCCATTTTCCGCAGCAAGCTTGGGACGTTGAATAG
- a CDS encoding response regulator transcription factor, which yields MIVEDDTVIAQTISKFLIEHGYEVQIAKHLNVVDKDFSYFEPDLVIMDLMLPYFNGFHWLEIIRQTSKVPVVFLTSAGDDPNLVMAMDLGADDFLAKPVELSVLLAKIKGSLRRVYQYQVSETKITEGGYTLDIADHKILNETGRVSLSPIETKLLGLLFENIDQLVTREQMINKLWEGDDFIDRNTLAVTVNRLRKKVESIGLAPFIVTVKGSGYKLNLELSK from the coding sequence ATGATCGTCGAAGATGATACGGTTATTGCTCAGACAATCAGCAAATTTCTAATAGAACACGGATACGAGGTTCAGATTGCTAAACATTTGAATGTAGTTGATAAAGACTTTTCATACTTTGAACCAGATTTGGTGATTATGGATTTAATGCTGCCATATTTTAATGGGTTCCATTGGTTAGAAATAATCCGCCAAACTTCAAAGGTGCCAGTCGTTTTTCTAACTAGTGCAGGAGATGATCCAAATCTTGTAATGGCAATGGATTTAGGGGCTGATGATTTTCTGGCAAAACCAGTCGAGCTGTCAGTCCTCCTTGCAAAAATTAAAGGATCACTAAGGCGGGTCTATCAGTACCAAGTTTCTGAGACGAAGATTACAGAAGGAGGTTACACGCTGGATATTGCTGATCACAAAATTTTAAATGAAACGGGCAGGGTGAGTCTTTCACCGATTGAAACCAAGTTATTGGGCTTATTATTTGAGAATATCGATCAGCTGGTAACTCGCGAACAGATGATTAATAAGCTGTGGGAAGGTGATGATTTTATTGACCGCAACACTCTCGCGGTGACAGTAAATCGCTTGCGAAAAAAAGTTGAGTCAATCGGCTTAGCGCCATTTATCGTGACAGTAAAAGGTTCGGGTTATAAATTGAATTTGGAATTAAGTAAATGA
- a CDS encoding ASCH domain-containing protein, with translation MNEIEKYWQVFADKNKLTNAAYEAWAFGDNPKTADELAKLVLEGKKTATSSRFVKGDKLPQVGEYNIILDGQGHPVCITQTLSVEIMPFKNVSAEHAYLEGEDDRTLASWRNVHRDFFTRECLDEGKTFTEEIPCVCEVFKAIRDNA, from the coding sequence ATGAACGAAATTGAAAAATATTGGCAAGTTTTTGCTGATAAGAATAAACTCACAAATGCCGCTTATGAGGCATGGGCTTTTGGTGATAATCCTAAAACTGCTGATGAATTAGCAAAATTGGTTCTAGAAGGCAAAAAAACGGCAACCAGCTCCCGCTTTGTAAAAGGAGATAAATTGCCGCAAGTCGGTGAATACAACATCATTTTAGATGGACAGGGACACCCTGTTTGTATTACCCAAACGCTGAGCGTTGAAATTATGCCGTTTAAAAATGTTTCAGCCGAACACGCATATCTTGAAGGTGAAGATGACCGAACACTTGCTTCATGGAGAAATGTTCACCGAGATTTTTTTACCAGAGAATGCCTCGATGAAGGAAAGACCTTTACTGAAGAAATTCCTTGTGTCTGTGAAGTTTTTAAAGCCATTCGTGATAATGCTTAA